In Salegentibacter mishustinae, a single genomic region encodes these proteins:
- a CDS encoding carboxypeptidase-like regulatory domain-containing protein yields the protein MFMFFFPTHAQSVLSGNIYNENREALSGATIIISKDSTSAILAYGISDGTGNFSIKLNTDIESLFLKISHVGYITLKQEIQNKDQELQIQLYPSAEELKEVLVEARIIEQRGDTLSFSVAAFKDQKDRVIADVLRKMPGIEILPSGQIEYQGKPIQKYYIEGLDLLEGRYSLANNNIAADDVSKVQILENHQPIKLLDSLEFSERASINIKLKNNVTTTGTAELGAGLSPLLWKVKVTPMIFTKKNQAIVTYQTNNTGSDVSREIRDFSISDFGRQEFSINKRDWLSIRRLAEPPFSQERWLDNNVHLGSANYLIRLKKDLDLKTNISYLNDAQRQIGNTQTRFFTPTDTIDLVEQTNNEFFYNTLQSKFILERNTNDNYLKNELEFNGYWDSQKGFIDTGKSEVLQRLSNPFSVVRNNLRLMKPIGNQLITFRSNTGYTEANQNLSVLPGQFEGLLNDRQTYEEVEQEVNSSTFFTDNSGGMTKKLRGVTISPEVGFTLQNQHLESRLMVFDESDRDLLGGNYQNDLDFLSSRIYFTSRFVYEKDNWNFRLTTPFNYRTFDIEDATLNQSQNLNRLTFEPNFYIRNKLSAFWETSVNANYSNDFGDANRMYYGFILNNYRSLQRYNSPLPEDFRQNYNWSLNYRNPLTSFFASTSYSYAHVRSNLLYSNIIGESGATILEAIEQENYSNAHNWNAKASKYFRKLNTTLSVGTTYSHFQREQLLNDRLAEVNNENLSFNLKMESEFTDWLSASYAGNVSILQTNIDGRYMNEIETKQYSLDLFFYVAENQYFSLNSEYYFNNISDENRNNYFLNLNYQYTFMESGIDLEASWNNVLNTDEFVRISNNEFAYIQSTYRLRPSQVLVSVKFSF from the coding sequence ATGTTCATGTTTTTTTTCCCAACACATGCACAGTCCGTTCTTTCCGGAAATATTTACAATGAGAACAGGGAAGCGTTAAGTGGTGCAACTATTATAATATCTAAAGATTCTACAAGTGCTATTTTGGCCTACGGAATTTCAGACGGAACGGGAAACTTCAGCATTAAGCTTAATACCGATATTGAGTCACTTTTTCTGAAAATTTCTCATGTAGGCTACATTACTTTAAAGCAGGAAATTCAGAATAAGGATCAGGAGCTGCAAATTCAGCTATACCCTTCAGCTGAAGAATTGAAAGAAGTACTTGTAGAAGCCAGGATTATTGAGCAGCGTGGTGATACCCTCAGTTTCTCGGTTGCAGCCTTTAAAGATCAAAAAGATAGGGTTATTGCCGATGTCCTAAGGAAAATGCCCGGCATTGAGATTCTACCCAGTGGACAAATTGAGTACCAGGGAAAGCCTATACAAAAGTATTACATCGAGGGGCTGGACTTGCTGGAAGGCAGGTACAGCTTGGCCAATAACAATATCGCTGCAGATGATGTTTCAAAAGTGCAGATCCTGGAAAATCACCAACCTATAAAATTGCTGGACAGCCTGGAATTTTCTGAAAGAGCATCTATTAATATCAAGCTTAAAAACAATGTTACCACCACTGGAACGGCAGAACTGGGAGCGGGTTTATCTCCACTGCTATGGAAGGTGAAGGTCACCCCCATGATCTTCACAAAGAAAAATCAGGCTATTGTCACTTACCAGACTAATAACACCGGGAGCGATGTCTCACGGGAGATAAGGGATTTCTCAATTTCAGATTTTGGCAGGCAGGAATTCAGTATTAATAAGAGGGACTGGCTATCCATTCGCCGGCTGGCTGAACCGCCATTCTCTCAGGAGCGCTGGCTGGATAATAATGTACACCTTGGATCTGCCAATTATTTAATCCGGCTAAAAAAAGATTTGGACCTTAAAACCAATATTTCCTATTTAAACGATGCTCAGCGGCAAATAGGGAATACCCAAACCCGCTTTTTCACTCCCACAGATACTATAGATTTAGTAGAACAAACCAACAATGAGTTTTTCTACAATACGCTACAGTCCAAATTCATACTTGAGCGTAATACCAATGACAATTACCTTAAAAATGAACTGGAGTTCAACGGGTACTGGGATTCACAAAAAGGATTTATTGATACCGGGAAATCAGAAGTCCTTCAGCGGCTTTCCAATCCTTTTTCTGTAGTTCGGAATAATCTTAGGTTGATGAAGCCTATAGGAAACCAATTGATCACCTTCAGGTCTAATACCGGTTATACAGAAGCTAACCAAAACCTTAGCGTGCTGCCCGGCCAGTTTGAAGGCTTGCTTAATGATAGACAAACTTATGAGGAGGTAGAGCAGGAGGTGAACTCCTCTACCTTTTTTACTGATAATTCTGGCGGAATGACCAAAAAGCTACGCGGAGTAACTATTTCTCCTGAGGTTGGTTTTACCTTACAAAATCAGCATCTTGAAAGCAGGCTCATGGTTTTTGATGAAAGCGACAGAGATCTCCTTGGTGGAAATTACCAAAATGATCTTGATTTTCTATCTTCCAGGATCTATTTCACCAGCAGGTTTGTTTATGAAAAAGACAACTGGAATTTCAGGCTGACTACCCCTTTTAATTATAGAACCTTTGACATCGAAGATGCCACATTAAACCAGAGTCAAAATTTAAATCGGTTAACATTTGAACCCAATTTTTACATACGTAATAAGTTATCAGCATTTTGGGAAACAAGTGTTAATGCCAATTACAGCAATGATTTTGGAGATGCCAACCGCATGTATTACGGTTTTATTCTAAACAATTACCGCAGCCTGCAGCGTTACAATTCTCCCCTACCGGAAGATTTCAGGCAGAACTATAATTGGAGCCTAAACTACAGGAATCCGCTCACTTCATTTTTTGCAAGTACCTCATATTCCTATGCACATGTAAGAAGTAATTTATTGTACAGCAACATAATTGGGGAGAGTGGCGCTACCATTCTGGAGGCCATTGAGCAGGAGAATTATTCCAATGCTCATAACTGGAATGCAAAGGCAAGCAAATATTTTAGAAAACTGAATACTACCTTAAGTGTGGGAACCACATATTCTCATTTTCAAAGGGAACAACTTTTAAACGACCGTTTAGCTGAAGTGAATAATGAAAATCTGAGTTTCAACCTGAAAATGGAATCTGAATTTACCGATTGGTTAAGCGCTTCCTATGCTGGCAATGTGAGTATCTTACAAACCAATATTGATGGAAGGTATATGAATGAAATTGAAACAAAACAGTATAGTTTAGACCTTTTCTTTTACGTGGCAGAAAATCAATATTTCAGCCTTAATTCGGAGTATTATTTCAATAACATATCCGATGAAAACCGGAATAATTATTTCCTGAACCTGAATTATCAATACACCTTCATGGAATCTGGAATAGATCTGGAAGCCAGCTGGAACAATGTGCTGAATACAGATGAGTTCGTGCGGATTTCCAATAATGAATTTGCTTATATACAAAGTACCTATCGTTTAAGACCATCGCAGGTTTTGGTGAGTGTGAAGTTTTCGTTTTAA
- a CDS encoding GLPGLI family protein, translated as MKKIYALFLFFPAVLFSQHNNNNLRIIYELTFQIDSLNPASKASEYMFLEIDEGISVFKSQTVHLKDSILDSKSPQGIFGISKSKFNYKIFKDLKNEELISLYDFTSYKYKIKTRLPGLTWQIENEKKVIIGYETTLARTRFKGRDYEAWFTPNIPIAEGPYKFYGLPGLILEIQDSKNHYHFKALGIQKIRNSVIILDKDYTQIIEADLKVFLRKIKEKPSLILNNPGINIPKEGMDKYDRNQRARLQYENNPIELE; from the coding sequence ATGAAAAAAATTTACGCCCTGTTTTTATTTTTTCCCGCAGTATTGTTTTCACAGCACAACAATAATAACTTGCGGATTATTTATGAATTGACATTTCAGATAGATTCCTTGAATCCAGCTTCCAAAGCCAGCGAATATATGTTTCTGGAAATTGACGAGGGTATATCGGTGTTCAAAAGCCAGACTGTACACCTAAAAGATTCTATTTTAGATTCAAAAAGTCCTCAGGGAATATTTGGAATTTCAAAATCAAAATTTAACTATAAAATATTTAAGGATCTAAAAAATGAAGAGTTGATCTCGTTGTATGATTTTACATCCTACAAATATAAAATAAAAACAAGATTACCCGGATTAACATGGCAGATTGAGAATGAGAAAAAGGTCATAATAGGATATGAAACTACTTTGGCCCGTACGCGTTTTAAAGGCCGAGATTATGAGGCATGGTTTACTCCTAATATTCCTATAGCCGAAGGTCCTTATAAATTTTATGGTTTGCCGGGATTGATCCTGGAGATTCAGGACTCGAAAAACCACTACCACTTTAAGGCATTAGGTATTCAAAAAATAAGAAATTCAGTTATTATTTTAGATAAAGATTACACTCAAATTATAGAAGCCGATTTAAAGGTGTTTTTGCGCAAAATAAAAGAAAAACCATCACTAATATTAAACAATCCCGGTATTAACATTCCCAAGGAAGGGATGGATAAATATGACAGAAATCAGCGGGCAAGGCTTCAATATGAAAATAACCCAATAGAACTGGAATAG
- a CDS encoding GLPGLI family protein yields the protein MKNYSLTLFILIIYQAAFAQKPVTDVFKYKATYEITWQIDSTNAESVESEAMELYIGDKISRFSSKERLRGDEVLKNRRKNPSAFTGKFQGAPQTKFDYYIYKGVPEGKLSFTQKIVKDKLKYIEDLNQFQWEILPETKEVLGYQVQKATTSFSGRDYIAWFTSEIPIVEGPYKFNGLPGLILEISDDQNYYSFKLTNFKILKKPVPFEYNSKEYITTTKERYLQALEEYNRDPFAALGRAGITFGFQPGQKEKMMKEHKETLLKRNNPIELE from the coding sequence ATGAAGAACTACAGCCTAACACTTTTTATCTTAATCATTTACCAGGCGGCGTTTGCGCAAAAACCTGTTACCGACGTCTTTAAATACAAAGCCACATATGAAATTACCTGGCAAATAGATTCCACAAATGCTGAGTCTGTTGAGAGTGAAGCTATGGAATTGTATATTGGGGATAAGATATCAAGATTTTCCAGTAAGGAACGTTTGAGAGGAGACGAGGTCCTGAAAAACCGACGAAAGAATCCTTCCGCCTTTACGGGTAAATTTCAGGGGGCCCCACAAACAAAATTTGACTATTATATCTACAAAGGAGTTCCCGAAGGGAAGCTATCCTTTACTCAGAAGATCGTTAAAGATAAGCTTAAGTACATTGAAGACCTCAATCAATTTCAATGGGAAATACTTCCCGAAACAAAAGAGGTTTTGGGCTATCAGGTTCAAAAAGCTACAACCAGTTTTTCCGGAAGGGATTATATTGCCTGGTTCACATCTGAGATACCAATTGTCGAAGGGCCTTATAAATTCAACGGGTTACCGGGATTGATACTGGAAATAAGTGACGATCAAAATTATTATTCCTTTAAACTTACCAATTTTAAAATTCTTAAAAAACCGGTTCCCTTTGAATATAATTCTAAAGAATATATAACTACTACCAAAGAGAGGTATTTGCAAGCGCTTGAAGAATATAACCGGGATCCATTTGCAGCCCTGGGTAGGGCGGGGATCACTTTTGGATTTCAACCTGGACAAAAAGAGAAGATGATGAAAGAACATAAAGAGACTTTACTTAAGCGAAATAATCCTATTGAATTGGAATAA
- a CDS encoding UPF0158 family protein, with translation MKVKEANIREMAELILCGQLCFLNIKTGDFEYHPAEMDFFLDEENPWQEVTDKVENNWDDYIRIEPMNSNQSYAVMESFADQLEADGFSKKLLVALNRPKPFRNFNHLIHESDFRQEWFDFRQERNVEWVREQISDRVDE, from the coding sequence ATGAAAGTTAAGGAAGCAAATATTCGAGAAATGGCTGAACTCATTCTGTGCGGACAACTTTGTTTTCTAAATATTAAAACAGGTGATTTTGAATATCATCCGGCAGAAATGGACTTTTTTCTAGATGAGGAAAATCCTTGGCAAGAAGTTACAGATAAAGTCGAGAATAATTGGGATGATTACATTCGTATCGAGCCAATGAATTCAAACCAATCCTATGCTGTAATGGAATCTTTTGCGGACCAGCTGGAGGCGGACGGATTTAGCAAAAAGTTACTTGTTGCTCTAAACCGACCAAAACCTTTCAGGAATTTTAATCATCTAATACACGAATCGGACTTCAGACAGGAATGGTTTGATTTTCGACAAGAAAGAAATGTCGAGTGGGTAAGAGAACAAATATCTGACCGAGTAGATGAGTAA